One genomic segment of Corynebacterium durum includes these proteins:
- a CDS encoding rhamnulokinase — protein sequence MSTLHLAIDLGASSGRIIAGTLSGGTITMTEIARFRNRPIALPTRRGDYLYWDILDLWESIDQGLARIDALTSLTPTSIGVDTWGVDYALLGRNGELLANPSCYRCPRTDTAPEQFYADLARDEHYRRTGIQFQQFNTVFQLIAAAGSTSLQHAEQALLMPDLLTSWLGGEPHTDITNASTTALLDPVTRDWDDAVGAVIEKQTGRRPAELFAPLVEPGTVVGQRHDAQVVTVASHDTASAVVAVPTDAPNPYFISCGTWSLVGVERTQPLTSDAACAANMTNELGYGRTVRFLKNIMGLWVLNECAHRWNDADIPTLCAQAASIPAGHCVIPINDHRLFAPGDMPARIRAIAAEQGQPQPHTQAEVTRCIIDSLALAYRRALHTTEALTGTPLNTVHMVGGGINNTLLCQLTADATGIPVVAGPTEGTALGNLVVQAAATTPLGADREAVREIIRASVTTTMYYPRSEQLALWDRLDATISH from the coding sequence ATGTCCACCCTCCACCTCGCGATCGACCTGGGCGCCTCATCCGGCCGCATCATCGCGGGCACCCTCAGCGGCGGCACGATCACCATGACGGAGATCGCCCGCTTCCGTAACCGCCCAATTGCTTTGCCCACCCGGCGCGGCGACTACCTGTACTGGGACATCCTTGACCTGTGGGAGTCCATTGATCAGGGACTCGCGCGTATCGACGCCCTGACCAGCCTCACTCCGACCAGTATCGGCGTGGACACGTGGGGGGTGGATTACGCCCTCCTTGGGCGCAATGGCGAACTGTTGGCCAATCCGTCTTGCTACCGCTGCCCCCGCACCGACACAGCGCCAGAGCAGTTCTATGCGGACCTAGCCCGGGACGAGCACTACCGCCGGACGGGCATCCAATTCCAGCAGTTCAACACCGTTTTCCAGCTCATCGCAGCTGCTGGAAGCACGTCTCTCCAACATGCCGAACAGGCTCTGCTCATGCCGGACCTGCTCACTTCCTGGCTGGGGGGCGAACCACATACCGACATCACCAACGCCTCCACCACCGCACTCCTGGATCCCGTCACTAGGGATTGGGACGATGCGGTAGGGGCGGTCATCGAGAAGCAAACGGGGCGGCGGCCAGCCGAGCTGTTCGCGCCGCTGGTGGAACCGGGAACCGTGGTGGGCCAGCGACACGACGCGCAGGTAGTGACGGTGGCCTCGCACGACACCGCATCCGCCGTGGTCGCGGTACCCACTGATGCACCCAACCCCTATTTCATTTCCTGCGGCACGTGGTCGTTGGTGGGTGTGGAGCGCACCCAACCCCTCACCAGCGACGCAGCCTGCGCAGCGAACATGACCAACGAACTGGGGTACGGGCGCACTGTTCGTTTCCTGAAAAACATCATGGGTCTGTGGGTGCTCAACGAATGCGCGCACCGCTGGAACGACGCAGACATTCCCACCCTGTGTGCGCAAGCGGCGTCCATTCCTGCTGGTCATTGCGTCATCCCCATCAACGATCATCGCCTGTTTGCTCCCGGCGACATGCCCGCCCGCATCCGCGCGATAGCCGCCGAACAAGGCCAGCCCCAACCACATACCCAGGCGGAGGTGACGCGCTGCATCATTGACTCCTTGGCACTCGCCTATCGACGCGCCCTGCACACCACCGAGGCACTGACTGGCACGCCCCTCAACACGGTGCACATGGTGGGAGGCGGCATCAATAACACGCTGCTGTGCCAGCTCACCGCCGATGCCACGGGCATTCCCGTGGTCGCAGGGCCCACCGAAGGAACCGCTCTGGGCAACTTGGTTGTTCAGGCCGCAGCCACCACGCCCCTCGGCGCCGATCGTGAGGCTGTGCGGGAGATCATCCGCGCCTCCGTCACCACCACCATGTACTACCCACGAAGCGAACAGTTGGCGCTGTGGGACCGCCTCGACGCCACCATTTCCCACTAA
- a CDS encoding putative nucleotidyltransferase substrate binding domain-containing protein, with protein sequence MLHASLIELAEQAPLCTDQATLRGVLTESHDLTRNALAHDTNAVEVAHWFSRLLTDALHSPAATELTDGRIQIVTGPFGRGEGMPTSPVEWLSILPKSVPYQYNQNLEKVLTETGFVLAPLPATLLPTTREDWEHRIDHALEHGDGEALGVYTDAGTWMAEKVLASRMAPPALLRNAVEHRPPAVQTQAGLPRKDVPIDIRRDLLSPLARLARWAAIAAGSSATETLDRIAAGVHGGVVTQQEADYLSAAWRAGIALRLERWAEHLDGNGTTLDQLTQVQRALFGACCRDVSLVMQSIAAHHRV encoded by the coding sequence GTGTTGCATGCCTCCCTCATTGAACTAGCTGAACAAGCCCCACTGTGCACCGACCAGGCAACGCTTCGTGGTGTCCTCACCGAATCCCACGACTTAACCCGTAATGCCCTCGCACACGACACCAACGCCGTTGAGGTGGCACACTGGTTTTCGCGCCTGCTTACCGACGCCCTGCACAGCCCCGCCGCCACGGAACTTACCGACGGCCGCATCCAAATTGTGACCGGCCCGTTCGGTCGCGGCGAGGGAATGCCCACCTCCCCCGTGGAATGGCTCAGTATCCTCCCTAAAAGCGTGCCGTACCAGTACAACCAGAATCTGGAAAAGGTTCTGACCGAAACGGGATTTGTGCTAGCGCCCCTGCCTGCAACACTGCTGCCCACCACTCGCGAGGATTGGGAACATCGCATCGATCATGCTCTGGAGCATGGGGATGGTGAAGCATTGGGAGTGTACACCGATGCCGGCACGTGGATGGCAGAGAAGGTTTTAGCCTCACGCATGGCCCCACCGGCGTTGCTTCGCAATGCGGTGGAGCACCGGCCCCCGGCGGTGCAAACTCAGGCTGGGCTCCCTCGCAAGGACGTGCCCATTGATATTCGCCGTGATCTTCTTAGCCCATTGGCTAGACTGGCCCGCTGGGCAGCGATCGCGGCGGGATCCTCGGCAACGGAAACGTTGGACCGGATCGCGGCGGGCGTGCACGGGGGCGTCGTCACGCAGCAGGAGGCGGATTACCTGTCGGCAGCGTGGCGGGCAGGCATTGCCTTACGCCTGGAGCGGTGGGCAGAGCATCTCGATGGCAACGGAACGACACTGGACCAGTTAACGCAGGTGCAGCGGGCGTTGTTTGGGGCGTGCTGCCGGGATGTGTCACTGGTGATGCAATCGATTGCAGCGCATCACAGAGTGTAA
- a CDS encoding L-rhamnose mutarotase, whose protein sequence is MPDQSPTNPLTTLLNTTSAKDPGRACFLLHVRPEALEEYVDVHQRVWAEMRDALTTAGWRHYSLFLNPDTGLVVGYFESDDTAAAMEAMADTDVNTRWQAEMQRYFVQPDGGTPTPLQQYFYLP, encoded by the coding sequence ATGCCTGATCAATCCCCCACCAACCCCCTCACCACCCTCCTGAACACCACCAGCGCCAAAGACCCAGGCCGCGCCTGCTTCCTCCTTCACGTCCGCCCAGAAGCCCTCGAAGAATATGTGGACGTGCATCAACGAGTCTGGGCGGAGATGCGCGACGCCCTCACCACAGCAGGCTGGCGGCACTACTCACTCTTCCTCAACCCCGACACCGGCCTGGTCGTCGGATACTTCGAATCCGACGACACTGCAGCCGCCATGGAAGCCATGGCCGACACAGACGTCAACACCCGCTGGCAAGCAGAGATGCAACGCTACTTCGTCCAGCCAGACGGCGGAACCCCGACCCCCCTTCAGCAGTACTTCTACCTTCCCTAA
- the purH gene encoding bifunctional phosphoribosylaminoimidazolecarboxamide formyltransferase/IMP cyclohydrolase: MSTDQSDRKNIKRALISVYDKTGLDDLARALDAAGVEIVSTGSTAATIAGLGINVTPVETLTGFPECLEGRVKTLHPRVHAGILADTRKHDHLDQLANLEIEPFQLVVVNLYPFTETVASGADFDACVEQIDIGGPSMVRAAAKNHPSVAVVVAPARYGEVIDALAAGGFTRAERTALAVDAFRHTAAYDVAVATWLGNNAEAGTGKFPAWIGATYELSTPLRYGENPHQAAALYCDEAAPVGLAQATQLHGKEMSYNNYTDSDAAWRAAWDHERPCVAIIKHANPCGIAVSDQSIAAAHQRAHACDPVSAFGGVIAANREVTVEMATNVAEIFTEVIIAPSYEDGAVDILAQKKNIRILQAPAPERAGVERREISGGLLVQQRDLIDAEGDNPANWTLVAGDAASNEVLAELEFAWRAVRAVKSNAILLARDGATVGVGMGQVNRVDAAKLAVKRANTLGDEERASGSVAASDAFFPFADGFEVLADAGVTAVVQPGGSIRDAEVIDAANKAGVTMYLTGARHFAH, encoded by the coding sequence ATGAGCACCGACCAGAGTGATCGCAAGAACATCAAACGCGCCCTCATCAGCGTCTACGACAAAACAGGACTCGACGACCTCGCCCGCGCCCTAGATGCCGCTGGGGTGGAGATCGTCTCCACTGGCTCCACCGCAGCAACCATCGCGGGCCTGGGCATCAACGTCACGCCCGTGGAAACGCTCACCGGATTCCCCGAATGCCTGGAAGGCCGCGTGAAAACCCTCCACCCGCGTGTGCATGCCGGAATCCTCGCAGACACCCGCAAACACGACCACCTGGATCAGCTCGCAAACCTCGAGATCGAGCCCTTCCAATTGGTGGTGGTGAACCTGTATCCCTTCACTGAGACCGTCGCCTCCGGTGCCGACTTCGACGCCTGTGTGGAACAAATCGACATTGGCGGTCCCTCCATGGTGCGCGCCGCCGCCAAAAACCACCCCTCCGTCGCCGTGGTCGTGGCGCCCGCGCGCTACGGCGAGGTTATCGACGCCCTCGCCGCTGGTGGCTTCACCCGCGCCGAACGAACCGCACTGGCTGTCGACGCCTTCCGCCACACCGCCGCCTACGACGTCGCCGTGGCCACCTGGTTGGGCAATAACGCTGAGGCGGGCACCGGAAAATTCCCAGCCTGGATTGGTGCCACCTACGAGCTGTCCACACCGCTTCGCTACGGAGAAAATCCGCACCAAGCTGCGGCGTTGTATTGTGACGAGGCCGCTCCTGTTGGGCTTGCTCAGGCCACCCAGCTGCACGGCAAGGAAATGAGCTACAACAACTACACCGACTCGGATGCCGCGTGGCGTGCCGCCTGGGACCACGAGCGTCCCTGCGTGGCCATCATTAAACACGCCAACCCCTGCGGCATTGCCGTGTCCGACCAGTCCATCGCCGCAGCACACCAGCGCGCACATGCCTGCGACCCCGTGTCCGCCTTCGGTGGTGTTATCGCCGCCAACCGCGAAGTCACCGTGGAGATGGCCACCAACGTCGCCGAGATTTTCACCGAAGTGATCATCGCGCCCAGCTACGAAGACGGCGCTGTGGACATCCTGGCCCAGAAGAAAAACATCCGCATCCTCCAAGCACCGGCCCCTGAGCGCGCAGGGGTGGAGCGTCGGGAAATCTCTGGTGGCCTGCTGGTGCAGCAGCGCGATCTGATTGATGCCGAGGGTGATAACCCCGCCAACTGGACTCTTGTTGCTGGTGACGCTGCATCCAATGAGGTGCTGGCAGAACTGGAATTCGCGTGGCGAGCGGTTCGTGCCGTCAAATCCAATGCGATTCTGCTGGCCCGTGACGGTGCTACCGTTGGTGTGGGAATGGGTCAGGTCAACCGGGTGGATGCTGCAAAACTCGCTGTTAAACGCGCCAACACTTTGGGTGATGAGGAACGTGCGTCTGGTTCCGTGGCGGCTTCGGACGCATTCTTCCCCTTCGCCGATGGGTTCGAGGTGCTGGCCGATGCCGGTGTGACTGCGGTGGTCCAGCCAGGCGGCTCCATCCGCGACGCCGAGGTTATTGATGCCGCGAACAAAGCCGGGGTGACCATGTACCTGACCGGTGCGCGGCATTTCGCCCACTAA
- the rpsR gene encoding 30S ribosomal protein S18, which translates to MKRSNVKKARMEQSRRPKKNPLKAAGIEKVDYKDINTLRLFISDRHKIRSRRVTGLTPQQQRQVATAVKNAREMALLPFTSR; encoded by the coding sequence ATGAAGCGCAGTAACGTTAAAAAGGCGCGGATGGAGCAGTCCCGCCGCCCGAAGAAAAACCCGCTCAAAGCCGCTGGCATTGAGAAGGTGGACTACAAGGACATCAACACCCTTCGTCTGTTCATCTCTGATCGCCACAAGATCCGTTCTCGCCGCGTCACTGGTTTGACCCCGCAGCAGCAGCGTCAGGTTGCTACCGCTGTGAAGAACGCACGTGAAATGGCTCTCCTGCCGTTCACCAGCCGCTAA
- a CDS encoding class II aldolase/adducin family protein, producing the protein MNPTITDALADMGAAGQRLDAMHAVEAGAGNLSVALRDVDGLDELFPNAEPGAPLPLAVPELAGYTILVTGSGCRLRDVAQQPTRTVSAFIIDPDGTTATWRYHHDRTFARPTSEFNSHLAVHADQIGRRGIAIHAVIHAQPPYLVQLSHNEALRNNTDFNKALFRWEPETIVQLPDGVEVLDFMVPGSDTLMENNVRGLRDHRMTIWSKHGIMVRSDVSPLDAVDKTEYAETGAMYEIRNAMEGGHGQGLLDSEIIAVIDAFGVDTPFYR; encoded by the coding sequence ATGAACCCCACCATCACCGACGCGCTCGCCGATATGGGCGCAGCCGGGCAACGCCTCGATGCCATGCATGCCGTCGAGGCAGGCGCAGGCAACCTTTCCGTTGCACTCCGAGATGTCGATGGACTCGACGAGCTCTTCCCCAATGCCGAACCCGGTGCACCCTTACCGCTGGCCGTACCGGAACTCGCAGGCTACACCATCCTGGTCACAGGGTCCGGGTGCAGGCTCCGTGATGTCGCTCAGCAGCCAACGCGCACCGTCTCAGCCTTCATCATCGACCCCGACGGCACCACCGCAACATGGCGCTACCACCACGACCGCACCTTTGCCCGCCCCACCAGTGAATTCAACTCGCACCTCGCGGTCCATGCGGACCAGATTGGGCGCCGCGGCATTGCCATTCACGCTGTAATTCACGCACAGCCACCCTACTTGGTGCAACTTTCCCACAACGAAGCACTGCGCAACAACACCGACTTCAACAAAGCCCTGTTCAGGTGGGAACCAGAAACCATCGTCCAACTTCCCGACGGTGTGGAAGTCCTAGACTTCATGGTTCCCGGGTCCGATACCCTCATGGAGAACAACGTGCGAGGACTACGCGACCACCGCATGACCATCTGGTCCAAACACGGCATCATGGTGCGTTCCGACGTCTCCCCCCTTGACGCCGTGGACAAAACCGAATACGCCGAAACCGGTGCCATGTACGAAATCCGCAACGCCATGGAAGGCGGACACGGCCAAGGGCTTCTCGACTCCGAAATCATCGCCGTTATCGATGCCTTTGGCGTGGATACCCCCTTTTACCGCTAG
- a CDS encoding MFS transporter, which produces MSQPAPITGWKATAAVSMSNYIDSGSIIAIATSLAFWGAAYFPNDDGSIAGILAAFSSNAFGAAIGALIGGPLCDKYGRKFIYTYDLLVYALGGIIVTFAMNLPMLFIGFVIIGLAVGASVPAGWTYIAEFAPTEQRGRHIGATQLAWSFGPFIGFGLAAALAPLGLLGSRIVFAHLVVIALVTWWIRRGLQESESWEESKGGAQAKPPSMFASFRALFSRKVNITALIFLAAIYTFWNQAASQNGIFLPTILNSMGYDTTRSDLFAMLSWAFVIISTVIFMYLVDRVSYRWHYFAGGLLAIAAWILLVFGPSDAAWVAFGYAIIWGLSAGPSAQAFYSVWSPELFATPYRSGAQGIVFFIVRMASGAISLIFPVILMKPNGLLIDGLILIGFLVAATLIGTIFAPRTQGKSLEQIEIERYGTKVTNTTATQ; this is translated from the coding sequence ATGTCTCAACCCGCACCAATCACCGGGTGGAAAGCCACCGCTGCGGTGTCCATGTCCAACTACATCGATTCCGGCTCGATCATCGCTATCGCCACATCCCTCGCCTTCTGGGGTGCCGCCTACTTCCCCAACGACGACGGCTCCATTGCCGGCATCCTCGCCGCCTTCAGTTCCAACGCCTTCGGGGCCGCCATCGGTGCTCTGATCGGCGGACCGCTGTGCGACAAGTACGGGCGAAAATTCATCTACACCTACGACCTGCTGGTATACGCGCTCGGCGGTATCATCGTCACCTTTGCTATGAACCTGCCCATGCTGTTCATCGGATTCGTGATTATTGGCCTGGCGGTAGGTGCCTCAGTACCTGCAGGCTGGACCTACATTGCGGAGTTCGCTCCCACTGAGCAACGCGGCCGACACATCGGCGCCACCCAACTGGCCTGGTCTTTTGGCCCCTTCATCGGATTCGGACTGGCCGCCGCGCTAGCACCACTGGGCCTGCTGGGCAGCCGTATTGTCTTCGCGCACCTCGTCGTTATCGCGCTGGTCACCTGGTGGATTCGGCGTGGCCTTCAGGAATCAGAATCCTGGGAGGAATCCAAAGGCGGAGCCCAAGCCAAACCGCCATCAATGTTCGCATCCTTCCGCGCACTATTTAGCCGGAAAGTCAACATCACAGCGCTCATCTTCCTGGCCGCCATCTATACCTTCTGGAACCAGGCGGCCAGCCAAAACGGTATTTTCCTGCCCACCATCCTCAACTCCATGGGCTACGACACCACGCGGTCCGACCTGTTCGCCATGCTCTCCTGGGCTTTTGTGATCATCAGCACCGTGATTTTCATGTACCTGGTGGACCGCGTGTCATATCGCTGGCACTACTTCGCTGGCGGCCTGCTGGCCATCGCCGCGTGGATCCTGCTGGTCTTCGGCCCCTCCGATGCAGCTTGGGTGGCCTTCGGTTACGCCATCATCTGGGGCTTGTCCGCAGGTCCCTCGGCCCAAGCCTTCTACTCCGTGTGGTCACCTGAACTGTTTGCCACCCCATACCGCTCTGGCGCGCAGGGCATCGTCTTCTTCATTGTGCGCATGGCCAGTGGCGCGATTTCCCTCATCTTCCCAGTCATCCTGATGAAGCCCAACGGCCTGCTCATTGACGGTCTGATTCTCATCGGCTTCCTCGTTGCCGCCACACTCATCGGCACCATCTTCGCCCCGCGCACCCAAGGTAAGAGCCTGGAACAGATCGAAATCGAACGCTATGGCACCAAAGTCACCAATACCACTGCGACCCAGTAA
- the rhaI gene encoding L-rhamnose isomerase has translation MTTLNDYTPEARRLLEEQTIELPSWAFGNSGTRFKVFTTGGVPRTPYEKLEDAAQVNAYTGITPRVSLHIPWDRVDDFADLAAYATDHGVTIGAINSNVFQDDDYKLGSLCHSDQRIRAKAIDHHRECIDIMNQTGSTDLKIWLADGTNYPGQDSIRARQDRLADSLQQIYADLSEGQRIILEYKFFEPAFYHTDIPDWGTALVHCQALGSNAMVVLDTGHHAPGTNIEFIVAQLLRVGRLGAFDFNSRFYADDDLMVGAADPFQLFRIMHEIVAVGALDKNSGVNFMLDQCHNLEEKIPGQIRSVMNIQEATAKALLVDHSALTEAQHSGDVLAANAVLMDAYNTDVRDALAELRESKGLAANPMAAFAESGYLDTIRAARAGGEQAGWGA, from the coding sequence ATGACCACTCTCAACGACTACACCCCCGAAGCCCGTCGCCTCCTTGAGGAACAAACCATCGAACTCCCCTCCTGGGCGTTCGGAAACTCCGGCACACGGTTTAAAGTGTTCACCACCGGCGGCGTGCCACGCACCCCCTACGAAAAACTGGAAGACGCCGCTCAGGTAAACGCCTACACCGGCATCACACCCCGCGTCTCCCTCCATATCCCCTGGGACCGCGTGGACGATTTCGCCGACCTAGCCGCATACGCCACCGACCACGGCGTAACCATCGGGGCGATCAACTCCAACGTCTTCCAGGACGACGACTACAAGCTCGGCTCCCTCTGCCACAGCGACCAGCGCATCCGCGCCAAGGCCATTGACCACCACCGCGAGTGCATTGACATCATGAACCAGACGGGGTCCACCGACCTGAAAATCTGGCTGGCCGACGGCACCAACTACCCCGGGCAGGATTCCATCCGCGCCCGCCAAGACCGCCTCGCCGACTCCCTCCAACAGATCTATGCCGACCTCAGCGAGGGCCAACGCATCATCCTGGAATACAAGTTCTTCGAGCCCGCGTTTTACCACACCGATATTCCCGACTGGGGTACCGCGCTGGTGCACTGCCAGGCACTTGGGTCCAACGCCATGGTGGTTCTGGACACCGGACACCACGCCCCAGGCACCAACATCGAGTTCATTGTTGCCCAGCTCCTGCGCGTCGGACGACTCGGTGCTTTTGACTTCAACTCCCGCTTCTACGCGGACGACGACCTCATGGTCGGTGCCGCCGATCCTTTCCAGCTTTTCCGCATCATGCACGAAATCGTCGCCGTAGGAGCGCTGGACAAAAACTCCGGTGTGAACTTCATGCTGGACCAATGCCACAACCTGGAAGAAAAAATCCCCGGCCAAATTCGCTCGGTGATGAATATCCAGGAAGCCACTGCAAAAGCTCTGCTAGTCGACCACTCCGCCCTTACCGAGGCCCAGCACTCCGGCGATGTACTCGCCGCCAATGCCGTACTCATGGACGCCTACAACACCGACGTACGCGATGCGCTCGCCGAACTGCGGGAAAGCAAGGGACTCGCCGCAAACCCCATGGCCGCTTTTGCGGAATCCGGCTATCTTGACACCATTCGGGCGGCCCGCGCAGGCGGCGAACAAGCAGGTTGGGGGGCTTAA
- a CDS encoding LacI family DNA-binding transcriptional regulator: MSAVTMSGEQPRPSVRDVAKAAGVSVGTVSHVLNHPERVSEETRQRVHDAVTSLGFVRSASARQLRQGTSTTVGVIILDFTNPFFMEAAQGIDQRLQRDGCIMTIASSNGEPRRQLELLRIYESMQARGIILTPCGTQSPAVVEELDRVIHKLKVPVVLFDHPAIITGIPTVDVDDVTGQSHAINHLLELGHRRIGFINGPFSVRQAVDRWDGACHAVRAYGLDPEDVLTLQTASAFTAAGGAEAAQVLLDTSSDTNDSPVTAFACANDVLAIGAMRVLRARNIPIPQGMAITGYDDIQVAAELITPLTSVRQPMREMGWHAADNLLAAAQNPDTPYTELFQPELSIRESTAGHC; encoded by the coding sequence ATGTCCGCAGTGACCATGAGCGGTGAACAACCCCGGCCTTCAGTGCGCGATGTCGCCAAAGCGGCGGGGGTATCCGTCGGCACGGTGTCCCACGTGCTGAACCACCCCGAACGCGTCAGTGAGGAAACTCGCCAGCGGGTTCATGACGCCGTGACCTCCCTCGGTTTCGTGCGTTCGGCATCGGCTCGTCAACTGCGCCAAGGCACCTCCACCACCGTGGGTGTGATCATCCTGGATTTCACCAACCCGTTTTTCATGGAGGCGGCGCAGGGGATTGACCAGCGCCTCCAGCGCGATGGCTGCATCATGACCATCGCCTCCTCCAATGGCGAACCGCGCAGGCAGCTGGAACTGCTCAGAATCTACGAATCCATGCAGGCCAGGGGGATTATCCTCACGCCTTGCGGCACGCAATCACCTGCAGTGGTGGAGGAACTTGATCGGGTGATCCATAAGCTCAAGGTTCCGGTGGTGCTGTTCGACCACCCCGCCATTATCACTGGCATTCCCACCGTTGATGTGGATGATGTCACCGGACAATCGCATGCCATTAATCACCTGCTAGAGCTGGGGCATCGCCGCATTGGTTTTATTAACGGACCGTTTTCGGTGCGTCAGGCGGTGGATCGCTGGGACGGCGCGTGCCATGCCGTGCGTGCGTACGGCCTTGATCCTGAGGATGTGCTCACGCTCCAGACAGCCTCTGCGTTTACGGCTGCGGGCGGTGCGGAAGCGGCTCAGGTGTTGTTGGACACGTCCAGCGACACCAACGACTCACCTGTCACCGCCTTTGCCTGCGCAAATGATGTTCTCGCCATTGGGGCGATGCGGGTGCTACGCGCTAGGAACATTCCCATCCCCCAAGGAATGGCCATCACCGGCTACGACGATATTCAAGTCGCGGCGGAACTCATCACCCCCCTGACCTCTGTACGTCAGCCCATGCGCGAGATGGGGTGGCACGCCGCCGACAACCTACTGGCTGCGGCGCAGAATCCCGACACCCCGTACACAGAACTGTTTCAACCAGAACTGTCCATCCGGGAATCCACGGCCGGTCACTGCTAA
- a CDS encoding HpcH/HpaI aldolase/citrate lyase family protein — translation MHRSRPDDLIVGPAILFAPANRPDIFPKATAIADMVILDLEDGAGDAERDVARNNIAQASLDPSRVIVRVCGPDDPGFKEDVEMVRSTPYSLVMVPKVYTDIPKELEGLHVIAMIETPQAVVGIQGIAEHPDVVGLFWGAEDLTVLLGGTHSRFMPDEGAPDNRPGPYRDTMRLTRALMHIHAAAAGKFTIDAVHADFHDQQGMFEEAVDAARSGFAGSACIHPKQVETVRRAYRPEPAQVEWALRVVDESQHYPGAFKLDGEMVDAPLIAQAHRVLARAHGAG, via the coding sequence ATGCATCGCTCACGGCCTGATGACTTGATTGTTGGACCCGCTATTTTGTTCGCACCCGCAAATCGCCCCGACATTTTCCCGAAGGCGACGGCGATCGCGGACATGGTGATCCTTGACCTAGAGGACGGCGCGGGCGATGCGGAGCGCGACGTGGCACGCAACAACATTGCCCAGGCATCGCTGGACCCATCGCGCGTGATTGTCCGGGTGTGCGGCCCCGATGATCCAGGATTTAAGGAAGACGTGGAGATGGTACGGTCCACCCCGTATTCCCTGGTAATGGTGCCCAAGGTATACACGGACATTCCGAAGGAACTGGAAGGTCTGCACGTCATAGCCATGATAGAAACACCCCAAGCGGTGGTGGGCATACAGGGCATTGCTGAACACCCGGACGTGGTGGGGTTGTTCTGGGGTGCGGAAGACCTGACCGTTCTCCTGGGGGGTACGCATTCCCGGTTCATGCCTGACGAGGGCGCACCCGATAACCGTCCAGGCCCGTACCGAGACACCATGCGCCTGACGCGCGCTCTGATGCATATTCACGCTGCTGCTGCTGGAAAATTTACCATTGACGCAGTGCATGCCGATTTCCACGACCAACAGGGCATGTTCGAAGAGGCTGTTGACGCCGCCCGCTCAGGCTTCGCCGGAAGCGCCTGCATTCACCCGAAACAGGTGGAGACAGTGCGGCGGGCGTATCGCCCCGAACCCGCTCAGGTGGAATGGGCTCTGCGAGTGGTGGATGAGTCCCAGCATTACCCCGGCGCGTTCAAGCTGGATGGGGAGATGGTGGACGCCCCGCTGATCGCCCAGGCGCACCGTGTGCTGGCACGGGCGCACGGCGCGGGCTAG
- a CDS encoding TetR/AcrR family transcriptional regulator, with the protein MAGAVGRPRKNSPRRRGNTAREEILDASAELFTTRGFATTSTHQIADAVGIRQASLYYHFPSKTEIFLTLLKSTVEPSMALAAELGASDASPAQRLWALVAAETHLLLSTRWNVGRLYQLPIVASEEFAEFHAQRHELKNTYRTLAAEIVGADDPRLDLPFHIAQTVTDMRDNTGTAPYPADGALPETAIMLADAALTVIGAPLPDDRIERTRELLPS; encoded by the coding sequence ATGGCAGGTGCCGTTGGTCGCCCACGCAAAAACAGCCCTCGTCGGCGGGGAAACACCGCTCGCGAGGAGATTCTGGATGCCTCTGCGGAGCTTTTTACCACGCGCGGTTTCGCCACGACCTCCACGCACCAAATTGCCGACGCGGTGGGCATCCGCCAGGCGTCGCTGTACTACCACTTCCCATCCAAGACGGAAATCTTTCTCACCCTGCTGAAATCCACGGTGGAGCCGTCCATGGCGCTCGCGGCCGAGCTGGGTGCTTCTGATGCGAGTCCCGCACAACGCCTGTGGGCGTTGGTGGCGGCGGAAACCCACCTGCTGCTATCCACACGCTGGAACGTCGGGCGCCTGTATCAGCTTCCCATCGTAGCCTCAGAAGAATTCGCAGAATTCCATGCCCAGCGCCACGAGCTGAAAAATACCTACCGCACGCTCGCTGCGGAAATCGTGGGTGCTGACGACCCTCGACTGGATCTGCCCTTCCACATCGCCCAAACCGTCACGGACATGCGAGACAACACCGGCACAGCCCCCTACCCCGCCGACGGAGCATTACCGGAAACCGCCATCATGCTTGCCGACGCCGCCCTCACCGTCATTGGCGCTCCCCTGCCGGATGACCGCATCGAACGCACACGAGAGCTTCTGCCCAGCTAA